Part of the Hyalangium minutum genome is shown below.
GATAATCCGAGCGCGCGCGAAATTTCCAATCGCTTCTCGATTTCTTAAAGCGCGTTAACCCGATTTACCCGCTTGCGGCCACCAGTACGGATGCGCTCTCCGCGCAACCCAGCGCTCGCTCTTCGAGCTCCGCGCTTGGGCTCCCCTCACTGGAGAAGCCACATGCGACTCTCCTTCGCGGAACGAAAGTTCTCTCTCTCTGCACTCTCTCTTGGGCTCGGCCTCGTGGTGACGCTGAGCACCTCCACCGCCATGGCGGCGGATGGGTGCACCTTCACATCCACCAACACCTGGGCCACCGGTTACTGCGCGGAGCTGCGCGTGACCAACGCCACGGGCTCCAATCTCCAAGGCTGGACCGCCACGTTCCAGTCGGCGCCCGGGATGACGGTCACCTCGCTGTGGAACGGCAGCTGGACAGTCGAGGGCTCGCTGAACAAGGTGACGAGCCAGGACTGGAACGGAGCCGTGCTCGCGGGCGGCGTGGCCACGTTCGGCTTCTGCGGCACACACAGTGGCACGGTCATCCCTCCTGTGAGCTGCACGCTGAGCGGATCATCGGGTGGCAATACGCCTCCGCCCAACCCTCCGGCGGACACACAAGCGCCCTCCGTGGTGACGGGGCTGAGTGTCCTGGCGAAGGCGCCGCGGAGCGTGGACCTGGCATGGCAGCCGTCCACGGACAACGTGGGCGTCACCGGCTACGAGGTGTTCCTCAGCAATGTGAGCACGCCGGTCGCCACGCTCACGGGCACGAGCGCGAGCGTGACGGGATTGACGCCAGGCACGGCGTACACCTTCACGGTGAAGGCGCGGGATGCGGCGGGCAATCGCTCCGCTGCCAGCTCGCCGCTCACGGTGACGACACCGAGCCCCAAGAAGCTCGTGGGCTACTTCATCCGGTGGGGCGTGTACGGGCGCGCCTTCTATCCGAAGACGCTGGATACGAACGGCACGGCGGCGAAGCTGACGCACCTCAACTACGCGTTCGGCAACGTGGTGAACGGCAAGTGCGGCATCTTGCCGTCCCCGCTGGGGGATTCGTGGGCCGACTACCAGATGGACTTCGACGCGGCCAAGAGCGTGGACGGCGTGGCGGACCTCTGGAGCCAGCCGCTCAAGGGCAATTTCAACCAGCTGCGGAAGTTGAAGGCGAAGTATCCGAACCTGAAGGTGCTCATCTCGCTGGGCGGCTGGACGTGGTCCGGGGGTATCTCGGATGCGGTGAGCACGCCGGAGAAGCGGCAGGCGTTCGTGCAGTCCTGCATCGACCTCTACATCCGCGGCAACATTCCGGGGCTGCCAGCCGGAGCGGCAGCGGGCGTCTTCGACGGCATTGATATCGACTGGGAGTTCCCTGTCTCGGGAGGGCTGGTGCCAGGCCGTCCGGAGGACACGGTGAACTACACGGCGGCGCTGGCCGAGTTCCGCCGCCAGTTGGATGCGGTGCGTCCGGGTCTGCAGCTGAGCATCGCCACGCCCTCGGCGCCCGGGAACTACTCGAAGATCGAGCTCGGCCGCGTCCACGCGTACCTCGATCACCTCAATGTGATGACGTACGACATGCACGGAGCCTGGGACTCGAAGGCGAACTTCCATTCGGCGCTCTACAACCAGACCGCGAACCCGGACAAGGCGCGGCGAGACAGCACGCAGGAGGCCGTGCAGGGCCATCTGGCCGCGGGCGTGCCGGCGAGCAAGCTCGTCGTGGGCGTGCCCTTCTACGGCCGAGGCTGGCAGGGGACTCAGGCGGGCCCGGCGGGAGACGGCCTGTACCAGTCCACGTGGGGGGCGGCGTGGGGCAACTCGGACGACGTGACGACGGGCGCCACGGGCCTCTTCGACTACTTCTACATCCGCAACGTGCTGGAGAGCACGGGCGTGAAGCGGCGGCATCCTGAAGCCCAGGTGCCCTACATCTACAACCCATCCACGGGGCTGTGGCTGAGCTACGACGACCCTGTCTCGATGGGCGTCAAGGGCGACTACATCCTGAACAACAACCTGGGTGGCGCGATGATCTGGGAGCTGAGCGGGGATGATCCCCAGGGCTCGCTCCTCACCGCCCTCAAGAGCAAGCTGAACCCTTGACCCGCTGGGGATGAGGATGCGGACAATGCCGGACACGGGTTCCGAGCATTGAGGTAACAGATGAGCAAGCCCGCCAGCCGGGCACGACAAGCGGTGTGGCGGGCCATCAGTGCCTCTGGGGTCAGCCGGCCTCTGCGGGCACTGCTCGTGCTGGTGGCGCTCGCGTATCTGACTGGCTGCGCGTCCAGCACGTCCGCGAGCAGGCCTCCAACATTCCCGCCCAGAGCCGCCCTGTCCGACTGCAACGAGGGCTGCGGCGGCTCGGGGTTCTGGGGGAAGAGGGATGACTTCCAGTTCCTCCAGCAGGCCGCTGGGCTGAAAGAGGACACCTGGCACAAGGCCGGAGAAGAGCTGGAGACAGAGGACGCGCAGACGCTCTGGGAGGCGCTGGCGCGGACGGGGACGACGCTCCAGAGCTTCGGTCCGCGCCGCTGTCTCGTCTTCGTCCTGCGAGAGGTGCTCTCCCGGGATGAGGACGTGCCCTATTCCAAGCTGTTGGAGCGCTTGCGCCCCTTCAACTTCCTGGCGGTGATGCGCCCGGATGGGTACCTGGTCAGCGCTATCACGGGCCACCCACTTCAGCGCATGGGCCGGGTGGAATTGCGCGAGGGCAGGCTCATGGCCGGCGCCTTCGAAGTGGGCGCCTTCTACCGAGGCAAGAGCGGTGTCTTCTACACCGTGGGCTCATCGCTCAGCGAGTCAGGAGCCATGGTGGGAGAGCTGGCCCTGGAGCGGGACTGGTTCAACGCCGCGCTGGATGGAAGTGAGGACGCATTGGGGGAGATGGCTCAGGCGCTCGCCGGGCTCATCCATGACCCCATCCGGAGTCTGAAGGGGCTCGAGCAACTGCCGTCCGCGGTCGCTGCCCTCATTGCATCTTCCCCTGAATACTTCGCGCACTACTCCGCCCTGCCCTTGCAGGAGCAGATCCGCGAAGCCGCCCGGTTATCCACCCACCTGCTCATGCTCTACGGCAGCTCGGCGGGGGCGGCCACACGCCTGGGAATGACAGGGGCAAAGCTGCCGGTGCTGTCACTCACAGCCGAGGGGGCGCTCGCGATCGAGCAGGTGGCGGTGCCCGTGGGCACCACAGCGGCGGCGCTGGGCACCGGCGCGGGTGCGGTCTACGTCCTCATGAAGCCCCCCGCTGATGGCTTCAAGTCCTTCACGGAGGACAACTTCCGGGAGAACCTCGCGCGGCTGACAGGGCAGACACCTCCAGGGGCCCATGCTCACCACGTGTTTCCTCAGCAGTTCGCAAGAGAATTTCGAGAAGCAGGAATCAACATCCACGATCCGAAGTTCGGCGCTTGGTGGGAACGTTCGAGCCATCTCAAGAACTCAGCCGCCTACAACAGGCTATGGCGAGAGCTTCTGGATAGAGAACCTCCTCCTACCCTCCATGAGCTGCTCCGATTCGGAAGAGAGCTGGGACACAAGTATGGATTTCAGGTCCACTACTAAGACATTTCCGGGCTTCGACAAGCTATTCCAATGGACGGAGTCAGGGGGCAGCCGAGCATTCCGCGGAGACCTTGATGTGGGGACGCGTGAAGAAGCCGTCGGGCTGCATCGTGCCGAACTGCACCCCAAACACCCCATCCAAGTTCGATGGGCCATGGGAAGCGCTCAGCCTGTCGAAGTGATCTGGGCGACGTATGCAGCCCCGATCATCGTCTCTGATTCCGTCGTTCATCTGCTCCGGTCTCACAGCTTTACCGGATGGTCTCTCTACGACGTCACCGTCCATGGCAAGCAGGGTGAACTGCTCCCCGGCTACCACGGTCTGGCCATCACCGGCCGGTGCGGAGCCATCGACTGGTCCAAGGGGCTCGCGGAGCCCAAGGTCTATCCGGCTCGCGTCTCCACTGTGTGGAAAGGGCTCTTCTTCGATCCCGCCTCCTGGGATGGCTCCGACCTCTTCGTGCCCACCAATGGGAACTACGTGTGCGTAGTCGAAGCCGTCAAGAAGGCCGTCAAGAAGGCCAAGGTCCGGAACGCGGTCTTCGAAGCGCTCGACCAGTTCGAGCGCTCCTGGGACCTCTGACGCCTCAGCGCTCCTCGAGCAGCATCTTCAACTCGCGCACGCGCCGGGTGACTTCGTCCCGGTCCAGCTTGCGGAACTCCTCGGGGAGCAGCTCGCGGCTGGTGCACTCCTGCACCGCCACCAGGTTCTGCAGCTCGATCTCCAGCGGGTAGCTCGGCGGGATGAAGTCCGCCAGCACCGCCTTCAAGTCATCCACGGACACCTGCTCGCGGCCCTCGGCCAGCGCCTTGAACTTGGCGCGCACCATCACCGCCTCGATGTCCGCGCCGCTGAACTGGCGCGTCCCCTGCGGAATCAGCGACGCGAACGACGGCACATCCACCGTGACGCCCGTCTTCTTCTGCATCACCTTGAAGAGCTCGTCGCGCTCCGCGTCCGTCTGCGGATAGAAGAGCGCCAGGTGCTCCTCCGCGCGCCCCTGCCGCTTCAAGTCGATCGGCAGCAGGTCCGGCCGCGCCGTCATCAGGAACCAGACGATCTTCCCGCGGTACTGCGTGTTGCCCATGAACGAGGCAATCGAGCCGAACACGCGGCTGCTCGTCCCCGAGTCCCCGCCGGAATCACGGTTGCCCAGGAACGTGTCCGCCTCGTCCACCATCACCGCCACCGGCCACAGCGCCTTGAGCAGCGTGAAGATGCGCTCCAGGTTCGACTCCGTGACGCCCTGCCACTGGCTCCGGAAGTTGAGGAACTTCACCGCCGGGATGCCAATCTCTCCGGCGAAGCTCGTCACCATGAACGTCTTGCCCGTGCCCACCGGGCCGCTGATGAGGTAGCCCATGGGCATCACCTCGTTGCGGCCCTTCTTCAGGGCGTTGGCGGCGTGGCGCAGCATCTCCTTCGCCTTGCCATGGCCCGCCACCGAGTCCAGGTTGTTGTTGGGCTCGATGAACTCCAGCAGGCCGTGGCACTCCGCCTGGATGATCTCCTTCTTCTTCTCCTTGAGCTGCTCGGTCGTGACGCGGATGTCCCGCTCGATGGCCTCGGTCAGCACCCGGTCCAGGTTGATGCGCGACAGGCCCGCCGTCATCTTCGCCAGGGCCGCCAGCGGCACGTCCGACACGGACTGCAGCTTCTTGCCCTCCAGCTTGTACCGCACGTAATCCAGCCGCTCCTCCTCGGTGGGCAGCGGCAGCTCGATGGGCGCCACGTACGGGTTGCGCGAGATGCGCGGAGAGATGTCCGCCAGGTTCTCCGCCAGCAGCACCACGGAGATGTCGTTGGACAGGAAGTTCGGATCGTGCGCCCACTTGTCCAGCGTGGCCACCACGAAGCGGTCCTCCGCCGACAGGTGGCTCATCTCCCCGCCCGGCACCAGCGTCTCCGCGAAGTCGATGATGAGCGCCATCGACTTGCCCTCGCTCAGGCGGATCCGCAGGAAGTTCTCCAGAATCTGGAGCGCCCGGCCCGGATCCCTCGGCAGCGACTTGGCGTAGTCCGTGCCATACATGGCGTCGTAGCCCGTCATCGCCCGCTGCAGGTCCTTCTGCGTCTCCGGCGACGAGGCGCGGATGCCGGACGAGCGGTCGTAGAAGATGACGTGGTCACGCCCGCCGAAGAGCTCCTCGGCCAGGAACGTCTTGATGGTGCCGTAGCCCCGGCTGCCGTCCTCCTGGGTAAGGGGCTGCAAGTCCCTCACCGCCCCGTAGAGCAGGAAGGTGGCCACGGTCTTCGTGTAGTACTTCTGGGCCAGCTTCTGGGCCCAGCGAGGCAGATCGGACAGCGGATCCGACTTGTTCTTGCGCGCTTTGCTCACGGACAAACGTCCCTCCGCCCCTATGGCAGGGGCCCCAGTGCCCACCCGGCGGGGCAGGCGCGGCTACTTGCAGCCCGGCTGCTTCTTCAAGGCACCCTTGAGCACCGGCGTCTCCCCCGAAGCAGAGGGCACCGGCAGCTCGGCGTCATCGAAGCACTTCATCCTCAGGGTCACCTGCTTCACCCCCGCGGGCAGCTTCACCACCGCGGGCGTGGTGGCCCCCAGCTCCTTGCCGCTGGCCAGGATGGTGGCGCCCTCGGGCTCGGACTCCACGCGCACCGCTAATTCCGCCGGCTCCAGCCGCACCTTCACCTGAAGCGGCTCGGAGCCCGCGGGCGGGCTGTACTTCTGCTGGTGTGGCTTGTAGCCCGGCGCGCGCACCTCGATGACCATCTCGTCACTGGAGGGCAGATCCTTGATGAACGCGTCCTGCGAGCCCTGGGCGCGGATGACCTTGCCGTTGAGCTTCACCTCGGCGTCCTGCGGCACAGTGGCCAGCACCATGGACACGTTCTTCACCAGGGACTCGAGCTGGGCGGACACACGCGTCACCTGCGTGCCCGCCTCGATGTTCACCGTCTCGGTGAAGGCCTTGTAGCCCTCGGCGCTGACCGCGACGACGACCGGGCCCGCGGCCACCTGCTGCAGCACCACGCCGTTCGACACGGGGGCCTGCTGGGTGTTCAGCATCACCGTGGCCTTGCCAGCCACACTCGGCGGCAGCTCCACCATGATGAAGCCCATGGCGGGCGAGCGCGTCGCCAGGAAGCCCACCACGCTCAGCAGGACGAGCGCCGCGGCCCCAATGCCGCCCAACAGCACCACCTTGTTCCGGCCCTGAGGACGCTCCGACGGCGCCTCCTCATCGTCCGGGTCGGCCTCCTGCTGCTGCCGGTTGACCGGGGGCGGAGGGGGAGGCGGAGGCCGCGCGCCCAGGGGCGGCAGCGAGGGCGTCGTAGGCGCCGCGGAGGGCGAATGCCGGTGGGGCGAACCCGCCGGGCTCAGCATGGGCGGCCCCCCTGCCGGAGCATCCGGGCGGACAATGCGCGGCAGCCCGTCCCCGGGATTGCGCCCCGGATTGGACGAGCGGTTGGGCGAAGCGGGCGCCTCGGGCTGCGCGCCCACGGCGGGCATCCCGAACACGGACGGCCGCACCTGCACATTGGGCGTCGGAGTCACGACGGGGATGTTCGAGGTGGACGCACGAGGAGGCGCACCGTTCCCACCCGAGGGAGGCCCGATGACGGCCGTCTTCCCCGTGGAGGGCGGATCGCCGTCGCCCAGGCCCACGCGCTCGGACTCGAGCGGCGTCACGGCACGGCCCACGCCCGGCTGCGTCCGGGGCTCGTCGTTCTCGTCGAAGTACTCGCTCGAGTCCACCAGCATGGTCGCCGCAGACTCGTCGTCCTTGGGCGCCGGGGTGGCCGCGGCGGCCGTGAGCTTGGGCAGCGCGGTGAGCGAAGGCGTGCGGCGGATGGCCTCGCCTCCCGACACACTCGGCCCGAGGACCGCCGTGGCCCCCGCGCTCACCTTGGGCATCTCCGCGGGCGTGGGCAGCGGAGGCAGGAGCGGAGCGGCCGGGGAAGCGCTCGGCGTCGGAGAGCCGCCGAAACCGGCCTCGATGGCGGAGAGCATGCCCTCGGGGGGCTTGATGGTGGAGTACTCCGCCAGGCGCTGCTTCTCGCGCTCCACGTCCTCGGCGAAGGTGGCCTTCATGTACTGCATGAGGTCCTTGCGGCCGAAGATGGAGTCGCTGGTGATGAGGAAGCGCTGCAGATCGTCGCCCAGCTCGCTGGCGTACTGGTAGCGCTCGTCCACGTCCTTGGCGAGCGCCTTGAGGACGATCTTCTCAAGCTGCTCGGGAACCTTCCGGTTGTACGTGGACGGGTTGGGGACCTCTGCCTTGCGCACCTTCTCCAGCACGGAGAAGTCGCTCTCGCCCACGAAGAGCCGCTCACCGGTGAGCATCTCGTAGAGACACACGCCGATGGCGAACACGTCCGAGCGCCGGTCCAGCGGCAGGCCGCGGATCTGCTCCGGGCTCATGTAGCCGAACTTGCCCTTGAGGATGCCGGCCTGCGTCTTCGTCGCCTTGCCCGCGGCCTTGGCGATACCGAAGTCGATGACCTTCACCTCGCCCTCGAACGAGACGAGGATGTTCTGCGGGGAGATGTCACGGTGGACGATGTTCAGGTCCCGCCCCATCTGGTCCTTCTTGCGGTGGGCGTAGTCCAGGCCCTCGCACATCTTGGCCACGCAGTAGGCCACCAGCGGGATGGGGGCGGGCTCTCCCTTCTTCCGGCAGCGATCGAAGATCGCCCGCATGTCCTTGCCGGGGATGTACTCCATCGCGATGAAGTAGCTGTTGGAGATCTGCCCCAGCTCGTAGATCTGCGCGATGTTGGCGTGAGCCAGCTGGACGCTGATCTTCGCCTCATCGATGAACATCGTGATGAACTCTTCGTCCTCGGCGATGTTCGGCAGGATGCGCTTGATGGCGACGAGCCGTTCAAAGCCTCCGGCGCCGAAGGTCTTCCCGCGCCACACCTCGGCCATGCCGCCGATGTTGATGCGGTCGAGAAGGAGATACTTCCCAAAGGGAATGGGCTGCCGCTTCGGTTGAGAGGTCGTCACGAGATTCGGGGTTCTCGGGTGAGAAGACCGGAGCCTAGCGACCGCCCCTCTCTAGGGTCAACCATCGCACGCCAAGGCGGGCGTGTAGGCGAGCCCCCGCTCAGGGCCCCGGGCGAGCGTCCGTCCCCCCGCTGGAGGCCGCGGGTGGAGCCTCCTCCTCGTCCTCTTCTTCTTCTCGGAAGGCCGGATCCATGCCCATCCCCGGGTCACCTTCACCCTCCCCGGGAATCACGGGCTCGACGAGGGCAAAGCGCACCTCCCCGTTGGCGGACATCACCGCCGGGGAGCCAAAGCGCTGTCCGCCCGGGAGCCCCACGAGGGTGATCCACGCGCCCTGCCGGCCCGGCGCCACACAGTAGATCAAGGTCCCCGGCTGCAAGCCGGGTGCCTCGCTCACAGGACCATTACAGTCCTGTCGCACCTGGAGGGTGTACTGACTGACCGGCTGGCCTCGCACGAGGTAGGGCGGGCGTCCCAACTTCTCGAGGAGGGGGTTGAGGACGGCGGGCTCGGCGGGGACGGCGGTGGGGGTGGCCAGCTCCTGAGCCTGCTCCTGGAAGGACCGGAGCGCCAGGGAGGCCATGTCCACGGAGCCCAGGGGCGTACGGCGCTCGGCGACGACGAGATCCACGAAGAGTGCACCCACCAGCACAATGGGCAACAGCCGGTAGCCCTTGTAATCATCGCCCCGGCGCTTGATCAGGCCCCACAGCCCCCCACCCAGGGCGAGCGCGCCGAGGATGAGCACCCCTGCGGGGCGGACCAGGGAGGGCGGCTCGGTGAAGGCGGCCACCTCGGCGGTACGGGACCGGAGGGCGTCACTCACATCACCGCCATAGAGCCAGGCCAGCAGCAGCAGACAGCCCCCATTGGCCAGGAGCATCTTTCGAGAAGGGAGCGTCATCCGGCGAGTGTCCGAGCAGGGTCCGTGGCGGCGGCGCGACGGCTGGGGAAGTAGGCTCCGGCGAGCGCCGCGACGAGTCCGAGCGCCACGCCCCCGAGCACCACCGGCCAGGGAAAGGAGAAGAAGCTATCGGGCTTGAAGGGGAAGTCCGGCAGGTACCGGGCCGCGAGCCGGTTGATGGCGAACGCCAGGAGCAGGGCCAGGGCGGTGCCAGTGGCGCCTCCGAGCAGCCCGACCACCCCGGCCTCGGCGAGCACGATGTTGCGTACATCCGAGCGCGAGGCCCCCACGGCCTGCATCACGCCGATCTCCTTGGCGCGCGCGCGCACCGAGGCGGAGAGCGCGTGGGCGATGTTCACCGCGGCCAGCACGCAGATGAGGATGGACAGCAGCGCGAGCGCGGAGGTGGTGAGCGTCACGGCGGCGCCCGCATTCTCGGCGAGCCGCCGCTCTTGGTCGTCGATCTCCAGACCCATCTCCTTCACAGCCGCGACGAGCCGCGACACCTGGGAGGGGTCCTGCGCCACGAGGGTGACGCCGGTGAACGTCTCGCCGTCCACACCCGAGGCCTTGTTGAGGCGGATGGCCGTGTCGAGCGGAATGGTGATGCCGGCGAGCAGGCCCCGATCCGAGGCCCCCACCACCTGCGCCTGGGCGGCCGTGGTCGGGCCCGGAGCGGCCTGGGCCACATAGGAGCGGTTGAACTCCACCGGAAAGCCGAAGCCGACGATCATCTGCGGCGAGAGCTGGGGCAGCTTCCGGGCCGGGGCAAAGGTCTTGTTGTAGATCTCCAGGAGCCGCGTGGAGATGACGGCGGGGATGGGCTGATCCGGTCCCGAGTCCTTGAAGGCGCCGAGCTGGACGTCCTTCTCCACCAGCCCGGGGTCCACGCCCACGGCCAGCACCTCCATACCCATGCGCAACCGGGAGCCGAAGAAGGCGCCCTCGTAGCGGCTGACGGCGGGCACGCGGACGTTCATCTTCCGGTACACCTTCTCGACACCGGGCAGCGCGGCCAGGCGCTCCACCGTCTCATTGTCCAGCTTGCCGCCCCCGAGCAACGAGCCGAGCGACACGGCCGGAGGCACCACGTCCACCAGCCGCGCGTCCGTGGGGAAGATGCGCTCGCGGATGACGCGGCCCACGCCCAGGCCCAGGCCCACGAAGAAGACGAGCGCGCCCACGCCCACGGCCACGCCGAAGGCGGAGAAGAACGCGCCCTTGCGCTCGCGGGCGAGGCTGAGGCGGACCAACCGCGAGAGGGCGGAGAGCCTCATGGCGTACCTCCGGGAGCGGGACGGACGGGCTCCTCGACGAGCTTGCCCTCCTTGAGCCGCAGCACACGGCGGGCGGCGGAGCTCATGCGCTCCTCGTGGGTGACGGCGAGCACGGTGAGCCCCTCACGGTGCAGCTCGTGGAAGAGCTGGATGACCCCCGCGCCCGTGGCCGCATCGAGGTTGCCGGTGGGCTCATCGCACAGCAACAGCTTGGGGTCCGTGAAGAGAGCGCGGGCGATGGCCACGCGCTGGCGCTCGCCGCCGGACAGCCGCACCGGGGCGCGGTCCTTCTTGGCCAGGAGCCCCACCCGATCCAGCATGGCTTCGGCCCGCTTGCGCGCATCGAGCGACTCCGCGCCGAAGTGCGAGGGCATCAGCACGTTCTCCACCGCCGAGAGATTGGGGATGAGGTGGAAGGACTGGAAGACGAAGCCCACGTGCGAGTTGCGGAAGCGGGCGAGTTCCTGGTCTCGCAACCCGCGCAGCTTGACGCCGCCCACCTCCACATCGCCGGTGTAGTGGACGTCCAGGCCGCCGAGCAGGTGCAGCAGCGTGGACTTGCCGCTGCCCGAGGGCCCCACCACCGCGACGAAGTCCCCCTGCTCGACTTCGAGCGACAGGCCATCCAGCACGCGCACCAGCGTGCCATCCCCATCGTGGTACTCCTTGACGATGTCTCGGGCGCGGATCACTGGGCCTCGGTGGGCTGGGGCGGAGTCTGAGCCGGGGGCTGGGCCCCAGGCTGCGCCGCAGGCGGCGCGAGGGTCAACTTCAACGAGAGCTCCGCCTGCACGGCCTTCTCCTTCTGGGACACGCTGAAGGTCACCGCGCGCAGGTCATCCGTGGCCTCCAGCCAGCGCAGGGCGGTGGCGCGGATGGCGAAGCCTCCCACGCCCCAGGCCTCGGACGGGAGGTTGCGCACCGAGTCCGCCAGCTTGCGCAGATCCAGCACCATGAAGAGGACCGCGTCCTTCACCGAATCCCGGAGGTCCTGCGCCACCACGCTCTCTCCCGGCTTGCCCGCCAGGCCCGTGAGCGCCGCCTCCAGCCGCGCGCGAGGCGCCGCGAGCACCAGCTTCCCGTCCACCTCCGCGAAGTGAGCGCCCTCCCCCGCCCGGTACGAGGTGAGGTACACGCGCTTGCCGTTCACGTCCTCGGGCTTCACCTGCGCGCCGAAGTTGCCAGCGATGGCGGGGATCTTCTCCAGCGTGGCCTGGGCCTTGGCCGCGTCCTTGGCCTGAGCGACGGCCATCAACTGCACGTACTGGAAGGGACTGGTTCGGCGGATGTCCAGCTCGGGAACCCCCGCGCCCAGGTTGACCGTGGGCGCCAACGCCACCCCCAGCGAGATGCCGCTCTGCAGGTTGTCGAGCACCTCGCCCTTGATGTCGAAGTTGCTCTGCTGCACCGCGCGGGTGACATACGGGCCGACGATGTAGGGCCACACGCCGCTGAGTGTGGAGGGCTCTCCGCGGTAGCGCATGATGAGGAAGCTGTCCGCGGGCAGGTAGCCGAGCAGGTCCGGCCCATCCTTGGGAACGAGCGGAGAGAGGGACTCCTGGGTGTCGGGCCACGGAGCGTCCGCGCGGAGCGTCACGGACTGATCCTCGATGCGACCCGTGACGGTGAGTCCCTGCACAGTGCCAGGGCGGATGACCTGGGTGCCGCCGGGGAAGTAGAGGTGGAAGTCCCGCTCCTTGGGGAGCCGCCCCAGCGAGGCGGTCATCACCGGCTCATCCACGAGGCTCTTCTCGAGCGGCAGCGAGGCCATCTCCGGCAGCCGCGCGACGACATTGCCCGGCGCCACCAGCACGAAGTCCCCGACGAAGAGCATGCCCAGTTGGGGCGTGGGAGCGCCCTTGCGGCTGAAAGTGATGAGCGTGCCGCCGCCCGACTTCTCCTCCTTGCGCTCGGGGGCGCCGAGGCGGTTGCGCGCGAGGTTGCCGAAGGTCTCCTCCAGGGCCTTGGCATCCTTCACTCCGAGCACGGAGAAAGACTGGCCGGGCACGAGGACCGCCACGCCCGCGCCCTTGCCGGGATCGATGCCCGCCTTCTCGATGGCCTGGCGGCTGCGCAGATCCACGCCGATCTGGCGCATCACCGAGGTGACCACCGCGTCCGCGGACGAGGAGTTCTGCAGTTGCGCCAGGAAGGAGGCGATCTTCAGGTTCTGGAAGCGCGCGAGCTTCTCGCCGAGCGTGCCGAGATCCTGAACGACGATGGCGAGCTGCACCTCACGCGGCAGAAAGCGCTCGACGGTGGGGGCCTTGCCCCCCGGGGCAGCGGGGCCCGCCTCTTTCCCACAGCGTGAGCAGCCAGCGAGCACGACGAGGAGGAGCAGCAGGGACCAGGACCAAGCGCGGCGGAGCATGGGGCGGAGTGCAGACGGACCCGGGGCCAGAGTCAATTTCTTCCTGACATCTCAGCGGGATATTCACAGTGGGCGGCTTGTTCATGGCTGGACAGGCTGCTAACAGGGCCGCCGGGCCTGCGGAGGGCGGCGTTGGATCCCGCCGCGCAGCGCCCTCTCGCTGGGAGGGTTCACACATGCGCAAGTACGTCTCGGTCTGGGCCAGGACTCTGGCCTGCCTGCTGGTCCTCGTGTCCGCTGCAGCGGCCGAGGCAACAACGGTCCGGGTCAACTACGACGTGGGCTACGGAAACCGCATCACCCTGCGAGGCAGCAAGTCGCCGTTCTCGTGGACCACAGGGGTCAACGCCACGTGGGCCACGGGCAACGCGTGGACGTACACGTGGCCGGACAGTGTGGGGGACGTTGAGCTCAAGCCGATGATCAACGACGCCACGTGGTCGATCG
Proteins encoded:
- a CDS encoding glycosyl hydrolase family 18 protein, which translates into the protein MRLSFAERKFSLSALSLGLGLVVTLSTSTAMAADGCTFTSTNTWATGYCAELRVTNATGSNLQGWTATFQSAPGMTVTSLWNGSWTVEGSLNKVTSQDWNGAVLAGGVATFGFCGTHSGTVIPPVSCTLSGSSGGNTPPPNPPADTQAPSVVTGLSVLAKAPRSVDLAWQPSTDNVGVTGYEVFLSNVSTPVATLTGTSASVTGLTPGTAYTFTVKARDAAGNRSAASSPLTVTTPSPKKLVGYFIRWGVYGRAFYPKTLDTNGTAAKLTHLNYAFGNVVNGKCGILPSPLGDSWADYQMDFDAAKSVDGVADLWSQPLKGNFNQLRKLKAKYPNLKVLISLGGWTWSGGISDAVSTPEKRQAFVQSCIDLYIRGNIPGLPAGAAAGVFDGIDIDWEFPVSGGLVPGRPEDTVNYTAALAEFRRQLDAVRPGLQLSIATPSAPGNYSKIELGRVHAYLDHLNVMTYDMHGAWDSKANFHSALYNQTANPDKARRDSTQEAVQGHLAAGVPASKLVVGVPFYGRGWQGTQAGPAGDGLYQSTWGAAWGNSDDVTTGATGLFDYFYIRNVLESTGVKRRHPEAQVPYIYNPSTGLWLSYDDPVSMGVKGDYILNNNLGGAMIWELSGDDPQGSLLTALKSKLNP
- a CDS encoding ATP-binding protein encodes the protein MSKARKNKSDPLSDLPRWAQKLAQKYYTKTVATFLLYGAVRDLQPLTQEDGSRGYGTIKTFLAEELFGGRDHVIFYDRSSGIRASSPETQKDLQRAMTGYDAMYGTDYAKSLPRDPGRALQILENFLRIRLSEGKSMALIIDFAETLVPGGEMSHLSAEDRFVVATLDKWAHDPNFLSNDISVVLLAENLADISPRISRNPYVAPIELPLPTEEERLDYVRYKLEGKKLQSVSDVPLAALAKMTAGLSRINLDRVLTEAIERDIRVTTEQLKEKKKEIIQAECHGLLEFIEPNNNLDSVAGHGKAKEMLRHAANALKKGRNEVMPMGYLISGPVGTGKTFMVTSFAGEIGIPAVKFLNFRSQWQGVTESNLERIFTLLKALWPVAVMVDEADTFLGNRDSGGDSGTSSRVFGSIASFMGNTQYRGKIVWFLMTARPDLLPIDLKRQGRAEEHLALFYPQTDAERDELFKVMQKKTGVTVDVPSFASLIPQGTRQFSGADIEAVMVRAKFKALAEGREQVSVDDLKAVLADFIPPSYPLEIELQNLVAVQECTSRELLPEEFRKLDRDEVTRRVRELKMLLEER
- a CDS encoding serine/threonine-protein kinase, which produces MTTSQPKRQPIPFGKYLLLDRINIGGMAEVWRGKTFGAGGFERLVAIKRILPNIAEDEEFITMFIDEAKISVQLAHANIAQIYELGQISNSYFIAMEYIPGKDMRAIFDRCRKKGEPAPIPLVAYCVAKMCEGLDYAHRKKDQMGRDLNIVHRDISPQNILVSFEGEVKVIDFGIAKAAGKATKTQAGILKGKFGYMSPEQIRGLPLDRRSDVFAIGVCLYEMLTGERLFVGESDFSVLEKVRKAEVPNPSTYNRKVPEQLEKIVLKALAKDVDERYQYASELGDDLQRFLITSDSIFGRKDLMQYMKATFAEDVEREKQRLAEYSTIKPPEGMLSAIEAGFGGSPTPSASPAAPLLPPLPTPAEMPKVSAGATAVLGPSVSGGEAIRRTPSLTALPKLTAAAATPAPKDDESAATMLVDSSEYFDENDEPRTQPGVGRAVTPLESERVGLGDGDPPSTGKTAVIGPPSGGNGAPPRASTSNIPVVTPTPNVQVRPSVFGMPAVGAQPEAPASPNRSSNPGRNPGDGLPRIVRPDAPAGGPPMLSPAGSPHRHSPSAAPTTPSLPPLGARPPPPPPPPVNRQQQEADPDDEEAPSERPQGRNKVVLLGGIGAAALVLLSVVGFLATRSPAMGFIMVELPPSVAGKATVMLNTQQAPVSNGVVLQQVAAGPVVVAVSAEGYKAFTETVNIEAGTQVTRVSAQLESLVKNVSMVLATVPQDAEVKLNGKVIRAQGSQDAFIKDLPSSDEMVIEVRAPGYKPHQQKYSPPAGSEPLQVKVRLEPAELAVRVESEPEGATILASGKELGATTPAVVKLPAGVKQVTLRMKCFDDAELPVPSASGETPVLKGALKKQPGCK